A single genomic interval of Pseudopipra pipra isolate bDixPip1 chromosome 29, bDixPip1.hap1, whole genome shotgun sequence harbors:
- the HAPLN2 gene encoding hyaluronan and proteoglycan link protein 2 isoform X1, whose amino-acid sequence MHRLLLLGCFWLLTAPTVSSIFQRPTGSPAPPRLQYLLEPLHSTVHTQRGATATLPCVLRALPQNYRVKWSKVEPANYRESIIIITNGLYHKNYGPLSPRVHLRHSHRYDASLTITDVALEDEGRYRCQLVNGLDDESVSLTLHLEGVVFPYQPSNGRYKFNYHEAKRACEQQDSRLATYQQLYKAWTEGLDWCNAGWILDGTVHYPIINSREPCGGRLLLPGVRTYGAKDKQKDRFDAFCFTSALQGHRGSCSPAVSPSIRPSPRPGLLHPGPPELQGGRAGVSQPRGCHRQGGAALLGLEVLPAGSLRRGVAGGRQRALPHHHPPGALRGAARPRRPQLRLPQQGDEDLRHLLLRGEVGGEVG is encoded by the exons AtgcacaggctgctcctgcttggCTGCTTCTGGCTCCTGACAGCACCCACAGTGTCCAGCATCTTCCAGAGGCCAACTGGGAGCCCAG cccccccGCGCCTGCAGTACCTGTTGGAGCCCCTGCACTCCACGGTGCACACCCAGCGTGGGGCCACGGCCACCCTGCCCTGCGTCCTGCGCGCCCTGCCCCAAAACTACCGCGTCAAGTGGAGCAAGGTGGAGCCAGCCAACTACCGGGAGagcatcatcatcatcaccaacGGGCTGTACCACAAGAACTACGGGCCGCTGAGCCCGCGGGTGCACCTGCGGCACAGCCACCGCTACGACGCCTCGCTCACCATCACCGACGTGGCTCTGGAGGACGAGGGGCGCTACCGCTGCCAGCTGGTCAACGGGCTGGACGATGAGAGCGTCTCGCTCACGCTGCACCTCGAAG GCGTCGTCTTCCCTTACCAACCCAGCAATGGGCGCTACAAATTCAACTACCACGAAGCCAAGCGAGCCTGCGAGCAGCAGGACTCCCGCCTCGCCACCTACCAGCAGCTGTACAAAG CCTGGACAGAGGGTCTGGACTGGTGCAATGCTGGCTGGATCCTCGACGGGACCGTCCACTACCCCATCATCAACTCGCGGGAGCCTTGCGGTGGCCGCCTCCTCCTGCCCGGTGTCCGGACCTACGGGGCCAAGGACAAGCAGAAGGACCGATTTGATGCTTTCTGCTTTACCTCTGCTCTTCAAG GGCATCGTGGCAGCTGCTCACCCGCAGTGTCCCCATCCATCCGTCCATCCCCAAGGCCAGGTCTACTTCATCCGGGGCCACCTGAACTTCAAGGAGGCCGGGCAGGCGTGTCGCAACCACGGGGCTGCCATCGCCAAGGTGGGGCAGCTCTACTCGGCCTGGAAGTTCTCCCAGCTGGATCGCTGCGACGGGGGGTGGCTGGCGGACGGCAGCGTGCGCTACCCCATCACCACCCCCCGGGAGCGCTGCGGGGGGCTGCCCGACCCCGGCGTCCGCAGCTTCGGCTTCCCCAGCAAGGAGATGAGGACCTACGGCACCTACTGCTTCGTGGGGAAGTAGGAGGAGAGgtgggctga
- the HAPLN2 gene encoding hyaluronan and proteoglycan link protein 2 isoform X2 — translation MHRLLLLGCFWLLTAPTVSSIFQRPTGSPAPPRLQYLLEPLHSTVHTQRGATATLPCVLRALPQNYRVKWSKVEPANYRESIIIITNGLYHKNYGPLSPRVHLRHSHRYDASLTITDVALEDEGRYRCQLVNGLDDESVSLTLHLEGVVFPYQPSNGRYKFNYHEAKRACEQQDSRLATYQQLYKAWTEGLDWCNAGWILDGTVHYPIINSREPCGGRLLLPGVRTYGAKDKQKDRFDAFCFTSALQGQVYFIRGHLNFKEAGQACRNHGAAIAKVGQLYSAWKFSQLDRCDGGWLADGSVRYPITTPRERCGGLPDPGVRSFGFPSKEMRTYGTYCFVGK, via the exons AtgcacaggctgctcctgcttggCTGCTTCTGGCTCCTGACAGCACCCACAGTGTCCAGCATCTTCCAGAGGCCAACTGGGAGCCCAG cccccccGCGCCTGCAGTACCTGTTGGAGCCCCTGCACTCCACGGTGCACACCCAGCGTGGGGCCACGGCCACCCTGCCCTGCGTCCTGCGCGCCCTGCCCCAAAACTACCGCGTCAAGTGGAGCAAGGTGGAGCCAGCCAACTACCGGGAGagcatcatcatcatcaccaacGGGCTGTACCACAAGAACTACGGGCCGCTGAGCCCGCGGGTGCACCTGCGGCACAGCCACCGCTACGACGCCTCGCTCACCATCACCGACGTGGCTCTGGAGGACGAGGGGCGCTACCGCTGCCAGCTGGTCAACGGGCTGGACGATGAGAGCGTCTCGCTCACGCTGCACCTCGAAG GCGTCGTCTTCCCTTACCAACCCAGCAATGGGCGCTACAAATTCAACTACCACGAAGCCAAGCGAGCCTGCGAGCAGCAGGACTCCCGCCTCGCCACCTACCAGCAGCTGTACAAAG CCTGGACAGAGGGTCTGGACTGGTGCAATGCTGGCTGGATCCTCGACGGGACCGTCCACTACCCCATCATCAACTCGCGGGAGCCTTGCGGTGGCCGCCTCCTCCTGCCCGGTGTCCGGACCTACGGGGCCAAGGACAAGCAGAAGGACCGATTTGATGCTTTCTGCTTTACCTCTGCTCTTCAAG GCCAGGTCTACTTCATCCGGGGCCACCTGAACTTCAAGGAGGCCGGGCAGGCGTGTCGCAACCACGGGGCTGCCATCGCCAAGGTGGGGCAGCTCTACTCGGCCTGGAAGTTCTCCCAGCTGGATCGCTGCGACGGGGGGTGGCTGGCGGACGGCAGCGTGCGCTACCCCATCACCACCCCCCGGGAGCGCTGCGGGGGGCTGCCCGACCCCGGCGTCCGCAGCTTCGGCTTCCCCAGCAAGGAGATGAGGACCTACGGCACCTACTGCTTCGTGGGGAAGTAG
- the RHBG gene encoding ammonium transporter Rh type B, whose protein sequence is MPEHKAASRLRLSGLCFLLQILNILLFAAFVRYSPESSSSLCSPQLNCSRRNQDSGFQHPRFRDVHLQVLLGFGLLVAFLGRYGPGSVAISILIVSFAIQWAILIQGFLYFFLNGKIYVGARSMVSADFCTAAVLISTGAVLGRVNPVQMLLLALLEVTLCTLNEYILLSLMGVSDSGRSLTVHTFGAYFGLMVSRILHQPHMDKRKREDQQNTGHQADVFAVVGTIYLWIFWPSFTSATSVHDNAEPWAVLNTYFSLVASTIAAFILSPVLYKESTPRMVQIQDATLAGAAVMGMAGEMLVTPFGALITGFLAGLICPLGFRFFTPVLQSRLKIQDTCGVHNVHGLPGILGALLGTLLTLLATADTYGDRLELVFPLVAQGSRTATDQALLQLFALPLTLLLATLGGCLTGAVLKIKALRSPPDKGNLENTVVWEEQVDKEGCDPRTSGKEPGISTLV, encoded by the exons ATGCCTGAGCACAAAGCTGCCTCAAGGCTCCGGCTCTCCGGGCTGTGCTTCCTCCTCCAAATCCTCAACATCCTCCTCTTCGCCGCCTTTGTCCGGTacagcccagagagcagctccagcctctgttCCCCGCAGCTGAACTGCAGCCGGAGAAACCAGGACTCGGGTTTCCAGCACCCCC GTTTCCGGGATGTCCACCTCCAAGTGCTCCTTGGCTTCGGGCTCCTGGTGGCCTTCCTTGGCCGCTATGGGCCGGGCAGCGTGGCCATCAGCATCCTCATCGTGTCCTTTGCCATCCAGTGGGCCATACTGATCCAGGGGTTTTTGTACTTCTTCCTCAATGGCAAAATTTACGTGGGAGCTCGGAG catGGTCAGTGCCGACTTCTGCACCGCGGCCGTTCTGATCTCCACCGGAGCTGTTCTGGGCAGGGTAAACCCtgtgcagatgctgctgctggctctgctggaaGTCACCCTCTGCACCCTCAATGAATACATCCTGCTCAGCCTCATGGGG GTAAGCGACAGCGGGCGCTCCTTGACCGTTCACACCTTCGGGGCTTACTTTGGCTTGATGGTTTCACGGATCTTGCACCAGCCCCATATGGAcaagaggaagagggaggacCAGCAGAACACGGGGCACCAGGCGGATGTTTTTGCTGTGGTTG GAACCATCTACCTGTGGATCTTCTGGCCCAGCTTTACCTCAGCCACCTCTGTTCATGACAATGCTGAGCCCTGGGCAGTGCTCAACACCTACTTCTCACTGGTGGCAAGTACCATTGCCGCCTTCATCCTGTCTCCTGTCCTCTACAAGGAGAGCACCCCACGGATG GTTCAGATCCAGGATGCCACCTTGGCTGGCGCTGCCGTGATGGGTATGGCTGGGGAGATGTTGGTCACCCCCTTTGGGGCCCTCATCACAGGGTTTCTGGCCGGCCTGATCTGCCCACTTGGCTTCAGATTCTTCACG cctgtcctgcaATCCAGGCTGAAGATCCAGGACACGTGTGGAGTTCACAATGTCCACGGGCTGCCGGGGATACTGGGTGCCCTGCTGGGGACGCTGCTGACACTGCTGGCCACCGCAGACACTTACGGTGACAG GCTGGAGCTCGTGTTCCCACTGGTGGCCCAGGGCAGCCGGACGGCCACTGACCAGGCGCTCTTGCAGCTCTTTGCCctgcccctcaccctgctgcTCGCCACGCTCGGGGGCTGCCTCACGG GAGCCGTCCTGAAAATCAAGGCGCTGAGGTCTCCCCCGGACAAGGGAAACCTGGAGAACACCGTCGTCTGGGAG GAGCAGGTGGACAAGGAAGGATGTGACCCCAGGACAAGTGGGAAGGAGCCAGGCATCAGCACCTTGGTGTAA